From the genome of Haloferax sp. Atlit-12N:
ATGGGGTCGCCCGTCTCGATGTCGCGGCCAGAGACGGAGGCGTAGAAGTCGCCTTCTATCTCGCGGATGTCCTTGACGGCCCGGCGGATGGAGGCGTAGCGGCGCGGGAACGGCCGGCGCTTGCCGTTGGCGACGATGGTCTCGGCGGTACTCCAGAGGACGGTCCCGAAGAAGCCGCTCACGAGGAAGCCGAGCGCGGAGCGGTTGAAGATGACGCCGTAGCGGTCGCGGTCGTCGCGGAGGGCGTCCTGCGTCGCGTAGATGGAGTACTCGCCGTCGGCGACCGCGAGAACGGGCGAGGTGATGCCGCGGCGGGCGCGGGCGATGGTCGCCACGTCGAGGTAGTTGAACTCGTCCGGGTCGGGCGCGCGGGAGGCGGGCGTCACGAGCAGGTCGATGCTGACGCCGCTGTCGATGGCCGCCGCGAGGTCGTCGCGGAAGCGACGAAGCAGGTCGGGCGTCAAAGAGAGTACGAGTTCGTACTCGGCGGCCTCGATAATCTCCTCGATGTAGCGGAGGATGGTCGACCGCGACTTGACGAGCGAGACGGCCTCGGTGTCGCGGGCGGGGGCGGTGTAGCGCGCCTCCAGTTCCTCGATGAGTTCCTCCAGCGAGGTCTTGACGTTCGCGAAGGCGTCGTCGGGGTCGACCGCGACGATTTTCATCGGGCGCGACTCACGGAGTTCGACGAGGCCGCGGTCCGAGAGGCTCCGGACCGTGTCGTACACCCGCGGCTGGGGGATGCTGGTTCGGTCGGCGATTTCGCTCGCCGTCAACTGTCCGTGTTCGAGGACGGCCAGATACGCGTCTATCTCGTACTCGCCGAGGTTGAAGCGCTCACCGACTCGCTCCATGGTGAGCCGCAGTTCGTCAGCCATAGTCGTGACGTGTACGGCATCACCTAAATCATTTACTGAAATCCGAGTAGCACAAAATTCCGAAAACAAGTGGCACAACCCGTAGCAGGGCTGCCGTCGAGCGTCGTGGGACGACGGGCGGGCGGCTCGGCGCTCACATGTACATCCGGTCCTCGGGGAGGTCCGCCTCGCTGTCGCGGAGTCGCTCGGCGAGTTCGGCGTAGTACTGCTGGACCTCGGCCGCAAAGGACTCCAGCGGCGAGGAGTCGACGCCGAGGTCGTACACGTCGTTGGCGGCGTCGACGAGGCGGATAGCCGCCTCCACGTCGGGGACCTGCGCGTGGACGGGCGTGACGTAGACGCCGACGCCGAGGGGCGACCCGATACCGCGCTCGACGAGCGCCGCGTTGGTGCCATCGAAGAAACCCCGTCCCATCGGTGGGATGTCGCTGTCGGCGAGTCGCGCCTCGCGGTAGTCGTCGGTGGCGATGTAGAACACGCGGTGTTCGTCGGGGCCGTGGGCCATCGGAATCCCCGAGAGGACGGCCAGTTCCTCGACTTGATTGCGCTCTGTCCACTCGAGGATGGCGTTGCCGAACTGGGTGCCGTGGACCGCCGGGACGAACAGTTCACCGACGAGGACGGTTACGTCGAGGTCCTCGCGGGAGAACAGTCGGGTGTGGTGTCGGGGGCGACCGTTCTCGAAGGGGGTCACCGCCGGGAGGCCTTCGACGGTGAGGTGGCCGGTCTGTTCGAGGCCCAGGTGGTCGACGATGAAGTCGACGGCCGTGAGGCCGGCGAGTCCGAACGACGAAAAGCCGCAGAGGAGCGCTCGGCTGGGCGGCGTCTCGTGGGTGATGCGGAAGTCGGGGTGGGCGCTCGTCGCGTTGACCATGCAGATACTGCGACGCCCCGACACTTAGCCGTTCACCGCGACCGAACCCTCGGAGTAACAACCCTTTTTTCGCCGCTCTTCGTTGCGGTTTCCATGCACGGAGTCGAGGGGGTTGCCGACGCGTCGGGCGCGGTCGGCGGGGCACTGACGGCGGGGAGCCACGCTGCGGTCGCCCCGCTCCAATCGACGGCGGTCGAACCGCCGGCGTTCGTGCCGGAGTACCTCCTGTTTCCGGGGTGGCGCATCGCCGTCGCCCTCGTCGTCGTCGCCCTGTCGGTCGCGCTGTCGAAGTACGCTGTCCGGCTGCTCGGTCGGCCGGTCGCCCGGCAGTTCCGCCGCCAGAGCGTCGCCCAGACCATCCTGCGAATCGTTCGTCTCGCCATCGTCCTCGTCGGTGTCGGCGTCGGGGCGAACGTCCTCGGCCTCGAACTCGGCGACATCGTCCTCTCGGTGACGGTGTTCTCGGCGGTGCTCGGTATCGTTCTCGCGCCCATCGTCGGGAGCATCATCAACGGGGTGTTCGTCCTCTCGGACCAGCCGTTCGAAATCGGCGACATGATAGAACTCGACGACGGCACGAAGGGCTTCATCGACGAGATAACCCTGAGCTACACGAAGATATTCACCCTCGACAACACCTTTCTCGTGATGTCGAACTCGAACATCCGCGACCGCGACGTCATCAACTACTCCGCAGAGGACGAGCGGACTCGCCTGTCGCTCGACGTGCTCGTCACCTACGAGTCCGACATCGACGCCGCCCGCGACCTCGTCGAGCGCGCCGCCCGCGACTGCGACGCGGTGGTCGAAGGCGGGCCGGACATCCGCATCGGAAGCGCCCGCTACCCGGCGAAGCCGACCGCCTACATCAACTCCTACGCCGACAACGGCGTCCTCCTGCGCCTCCGCTACTGGGCGCTGAAGCCGTACAAAATCGGCCGCATTCAGTCGGAGGTCCAGACGCGCCTCTGGACGCTCGTCGAGGAGTCCGAGGCCACCGTCGAGTTCGCCTACCCGCACACACACCTCGTCTTCGACGAGACCAGCGGGAGCCTGCACGTCACCAACAACGAGGCCGCAAACCGGCGTCACGCCACCGCGTCGCCGGCACCGGGAGCGCCCACCCATCCGGTCTCTGACGGCGAGGGTGCCGACGCCCCGCAAGCCCCAACTGACGCGACTGACGCCCCGGAGCCGACGGACGCCGAGTCGACGGACACCGCCGACGACTGACGAGGAACGGCGAACACAGTCGGAACTGGGAACTGTATCGAAACTGGGAAAACGGGAAACTGAATCCGAATCCGAACCCGAGAGTCGCCGGCTCAGTCGTCCGCGCGGACGGTGATGACCGTGCAGTCGAGCTTTTCGCGGAGGAACACGTCGATATCGGGGTCGTCGAGGAACCGCCGGAGCATCCGCCGCCAGCGGCTCGCCTGTTTCGACCCGATGACGACGATGTCGGCCTCCTCGGCGGCGACCTCTTCGAGAATCGTCTCCTCGACGAGGAAGCCTCGGCGGACCACGTAGCGCGCGCGGACGAGCGGCCCGAACTCGGCTTCGACCGCCCGCTTGAGTTCGGTCCGCGTCACGCCGCGGTTCGACTGGTAGAGGTCGACGTGGAGGACCGTCAACTCGGCGTCGCGCTCTCGCGCGACGCGGACGGCCTCTTCGAGCGTCGCCCGGGAGTGTTTCGAGAGGGGGTACCGAACCGGGACCACGACCCGTGTCATACTCCGAAACCACTCGCCGGGCGTGCGTGAACCTTTCCCTCTCGGTCGGCTTGGCCGACGGACGCGCGCCCGGTTCGGCCCTCCGACCGCGCTCAGTCGTCGGCGCGGGTGGCCGACCGGCGCTCGATGCGCCCTTCGACCGCGGCGTCGAAGCCGACCTCGCGGGCATAGCGCGCCAGCGCGTCGTGTTGAATCTCGAACTCGCCGACGCGGTGGGCCTGCGTGATGGCCGGGAACTCTTGCGTGCTGTGGAGCAGGTAGTCGCTCGTGGCGACGGTGTAGCGCGCCTCGGGGTCGATTGGCTCGCCGCCGACGAACGCCTCGATGACCTCGTCGCGGTCGTCGTCCCAGACGATGCGCGCGCCGCTGACGTGGGCGTGCCACCAGTCCGGTTCCCCGAAGCCCATCTCGGCCCCGCGGGCGGCCCCGAACGCCGCCAGTAGCTCCGTGCCAGTCACCTCGGCGACGACGAGGTGCTCCTCGAAGGGGACGAGACTCACGAGGTCGGCGTGGGTCACGTCGGGGCCGACGGGCGGGCCGGAGCGGATGCCGCCGCTGTTCTGCAGCCCCACGTCCGCGCCGGTCGCCCAGCGGTAGGCGTCGGCGATGGCGTTGCCGACGCGGCACTCGCCGGCCGCGACGGTCTCCTCGGCGCGGTCCATCGGGCGGTCGATTCGACAGAGCACCTCGTCGAGACCGGCGGCGTCGACCCGACCCGCCAGCGCCACGACCAGCCCCTCGTCGGCCCGGTACTCGGCGGTCCGGTGGCGGACCGTCTCGATTCGGTCGGCGGCGACGCGGACCTCCCAGACGACGTGGCCGTTCGCGCCGGGGCGGACGATTGGCACGCCGTCGACCACGTCGTCGCGCTCGGCGTGGACGTGGCCGCCGAGGACGAGGTCCACGTCGCACCGGGCGACGAGTTCGTCGTCGCCGCTGCCGAGGTGTGAGAGCGCGACGACGAGGTCCGCACCGTCGGCTCTGAGCGCGTCGGCCGCGGCCGACGCGGCCGGGTAGGGGTCCGAGAAGTCGAGGTCGGCCGCTTCCGGATTGATGGTGCCGGTCGCGGGGTCGGTGACGCCGAAGAAGCCGAGGGTCAGCCCGTCCACCTCGCGGGTCGTCCGTGGGACGCTCCCCTCGGCGGCGGCGAACCGGCCGCCGTCCTCACCGTGCACGTTGCTCGTGACCCACGTCGGTCCGCTCGCGGCGACGAGTTCGCGGGTCCGGCTCGGCCCGTAGTCGAAGTCGTGGTTGCCGAACGTTTCGAGGTCGGCGTCCACGGCGTCGTAGAAGTCGAGCGCCTGTCCGCCGCGCTCGACGAGCGAAAGGACGCCCGGCGCGGTGTTGTCGCCGGTGCCGACCACGAGCGTGTCGTCGCCGTCGAGGGCGCGGACACAGCCCGCGAGGCGGCCGGCGCGCTCGGTGTCGTCGAAGACGTTCTCGATGTCGGAGTAGTGGAGGAGCCGAGGCATTCGCTTCTCGAATGTGGCGGTGCGGGCGGATAAGAAGCCGTCGGGACGGCCCGCGGGCGGGCGAGACGGCGCGGAAGCGGCGCGGCCGTCATCGCCTCGACGCGGGTGAGCGTCGTCTCTACTCGCCGTCTTGCCCTTCGAGTTCGAACGCGACTTCGACCTCGGCTTGGTACTCCCGGGTCTCGACGGACGCGAGTTCGACGCCGAGTTCCTTTACCTCGACCCAGTGGACGCCCGCGAGCGTCTCCTCGGCGCGGTTAATCGCGTCGTCGACGGCGGCGTCGAAACTCTCTGCACTCCGACCGACAAGGGTGATTTTCTTGAACACCATCTCGTCGGACCCTTCGTCTTACTATCACAAATAATCGTCCCCGACTCGTCGGCGGGACGGGTGGAGAAAAGGAGGTGAACGGGGCGGACGGAGCGACCCGCGGCGCGTCGTCGCGGGACTCACTCGTCGGGACGGTACGAACGGGCGGTCTCGGCGCGCGCCGCGACGAGCCGCCGGCCCCACGCCACGGCCGATGGTTCGTAGCTCACGACCAGCGCCTCCGGGCCGCCCATGTGGTCGTAGACGACGACCGTGACCGAAGCCGTCGTCGGTCGGTCCATGACCACGACGCCGAACCCCGGTTCGTCTTCGACGGCGGACACGCGGACGCCGGCGTCGACGATGGCGTCGAGGCCGTCGGGGTAGCGCTTCGAGAGCCAGTCGAGGGACTCCGCCGAGAGGACGAGCGTGGCGCTGTCGCCGAGCCGCGCGAGCTGTTCGCGCGCTTCGGACCAGATGCTGAACAGGAACGGGCCGTTGAATCCGGTGAGCGCCGTCACCTCGCTGATATCGAAATCGAGCGGGGCTCGCTGTTCTATCTCCGAAAGGTTGCTGGTGCAGACGACCGCGTCGCGGAACAGCGAGGGCGGCGGACTGACCGACTCGGGAAGGCGGTCGAGTATCGGCACCGCGTCGAGCACGTTCGCCATCGACCGGAGCGCCTCGTCGTGTGTCTCCAAGGCGACGCGACCCGCGCTCGTGGCGACGAAGCCGTCGTTCGACCGCTCGACGAGTCCGAGCCCGACGAGGCGCTCGACGCCGCGGTCGACGGTGGACCGAGAGACCGAGAGCGCGCGGACGAGGTCGGCCTTCGAAAGCGGCTCCGACGAGAGCGCCTGGAGGAGTCGACGGCGGCGGCCGACCGCCTCGAACGCGTCGGCCGCGTCTCCGCCCTCGTCTTCGTCCTCGTCACCAATCCAACTCGACATCGGTATGAACGTCTCAGTCCGTGTACAAATGTATATCGGGAATCGCCAGAATTCGCCCGTTGTCGGGGAATTCGGGTGCGCTGGTCGGCGGCAGGGTGTTGTCAGCGAGTTGTCCCTTCGAGCCGTTTCTGCAACGCGCCGACCACGTCGGAAAGGTGTGCAGTCCCCCAGATAGCGACGATGACTCCACCGACGGCGTCGAACACGAGGTCGAGGAGCGTGTCGTCGAGGCCATACTGCGTCAGCACCGACGTGGTGCCGGCGAGCGAGGCAACCCCGGAGATGGCGAACTCGATGACCTCCCAGAGGACGCCGAACGCGAGGACGAAAAGCAGGATGAAGACGAACATGAACCGCGGCGGCAGGTAGATATCCGCCGAGTGCTCGTCGACCGCGCGGACGGTCGCGTAGCCGGCGGCCGCGACGACCGACGACGACAGCGCGTGCGTGAGGTGGTCCCACCACCAGACGCCCGCGTAGAAGCTGGTCTCCGAACCGGGGAAACCAACCGTGCCGACCGCGTGGAGGAACGCCGCCGAGGATATCCAGAGCGTCAGCCCGGCGTCCATCGGGATGCGGTAGTCGCGTTCGAGTAGCGCCGGGAGGTAGGTCACCCCGAGGCCGACGAGCGCGTTGACGACGATGCCGAGGTTCCCGCGGTCGAGACCGATGAAGACGAGCCCGACGAGGACGACTTGCATCGCCCGCGAGAGCTGGCGCTGGCGTCGCGCGTCGATGTGGAGGTGCGAGCGAATCCTCACGACGACTCACCTCCCTCCGACGCGGAGTAGTCGTCCGCCTCCCCCGGATTCACGTCCTCGGCGACATCCGCCACCTCCTCGGGGAGCCGCTCGCGCGAGCCTGCTCGGCGGCGGAAGTAGTACTCGAACAGCAACCCGGCCCCGAGTCCGGCGACGGTGGCGGCGACGAAGTCCCACATCAGTCCG
Proteins encoded in this window:
- the trmB gene encoding HTH-type sugar sensing transcriptional regulator TrmB, translated to MADELRLTMERVGERFNLGEYEIDAYLAVLEHGQLTASEIADRTSIPQPRVYDTVRSLSDRGLVELRESRPMKIVAVDPDDAFANVKTSLEELIEELEARYTAPARDTEAVSLVKSRSTILRYIEEIIEAAEYELVLSLTPDLLRRFRDDLAAAIDSGVSIDLLVTPASRAPDPDEFNYLDVATIARARRGITSPVLAVADGEYSIYATQDALRDDRDRYGVIFNRSALGFLVSGFFGTVLWSTAETIVANGKRRPFPRRYASIRRAVKDIREIEGDFYASVSGRDIETGDPIVVEGRVIETAFEDTEEVASLHIETEEGVVEVGGLVAALEDVEGQEILLGRDEVPNRDEIV
- a CDS encoding proteasome assembly chaperone family protein; this encodes MVNATSAHPDFRITHETPPSRALLCGFSSFGLAGLTAVDFIVDHLGLEQTGHLTVEGLPAVTPFENGRPRHHTRLFSREDLDVTVLVGELFVPAVHGTQFGNAILEWTERNQVEELAVLSGIPMAHGPDEHRVFYIATDDYREARLADSDIPPMGRGFFDGTNAALVERGIGSPLGVGVYVTPVHAQVPDVEAAIRLVDAANDVYDLGVDSSPLESFAAEVQQYYAELAERLRDSEADLPEDRMYM
- a CDS encoding mechanosensitive ion channel family protein, with the protein product MHGVEGVADASGAVGGALTAGSHAAVAPLQSTAVEPPAFVPEYLLFPGWRIAVALVVVALSVALSKYAVRLLGRPVARQFRRQSVAQTILRIVRLAIVLVGVGVGANVLGLELGDIVLSVTVFSAVLGIVLAPIVGSIINGVFVLSDQPFEIGDMIELDDGTKGFIDEITLSYTKIFTLDNTFLVMSNSNIRDRDVINYSAEDERTRLSLDVLVTYESDIDAARDLVERAARDCDAVVEGGPDIRIGSARYPAKPTAYINSYADNGVLLRLRYWALKPYKIGRIQSEVQTRLWTLVEESEATVEFAYPHTHLVFDETSGSLHVTNNEAANRRHATASPAPGAPTHPVSDGEGADAPQAPTDATDAPEPTDAESTDTADD
- a CDS encoding universal stress protein, with the translated sequence MTRVVVPVRYPLSKHSRATLEEAVRVARERDAELTVLHVDLYQSNRGVTRTELKRAVEAEFGPLVRARYVVRRGFLVEETILEEVAAEEADIVVIGSKQASRWRRMLRRFLDDPDIDVFLREKLDCTVITVRADD
- a CDS encoding bifunctional UDP-sugar hydrolase/5'-nucleotidase, with product MPRLLHYSDIENVFDDTERAGRLAGCVRALDGDDTLVVGTGDNTAPGVLSLVERGGQALDFYDAVDADLETFGNHDFDYGPSRTRELVAASGPTWVTSNVHGEDGGRFAAAEGSVPRTTREVDGLTLGFFGVTDPATGTINPEAADLDFSDPYPAASAAADALRADGADLVVALSHLGSGDDELVARCDVDLVLGGHVHAERDDVVDGVPIVRPGANGHVVWEVRVAADRIETVRHRTAEYRADEGLVVALAGRVDAAGLDEVLCRIDRPMDRAEETVAAGECRVGNAIADAYRWATGADVGLQNSGGIRSGPPVGPDVTHADLVSLVPFEEHLVVAEVTGTELLAAFGAARGAEMGFGEPDWWHAHVSGARIVWDDDRDEVIEAFVGGEPIDPEARYTVATSDYLLHSTQEFPAITQAHRVGEFEIQHDALARYAREVGFDAAVEGRIERRSATRADD
- a CDS encoding dodecin — translated: MVFKKITLVGRSAESFDAAVDDAINRAEETLAGVHWVEVKELGVELASVETREYQAEVEVAFELEGQDGE
- a CDS encoding winged helix-turn-helix domain-containing protein — translated: MSSWIGDEDEDEGGDAADAFEAVGRRRRLLQALSSEPLSKADLVRALSVSRSTVDRGVERLVGLGLVERSNDGFVATSAGRVALETHDEALRSMANVLDAVPILDRLPESVSPPPSLFRDAVVCTSNLSEIEQRAPLDFDISEVTALTGFNGPFLFSIWSEAREQLARLGDSATLVLSAESLDWLSKRYPDGLDAIVDAGVRVSAVEDEPGFGVVVMDRPTTASVTVVVYDHMGGPEALVVSYEPSAVAWGRRLVAARAETARSYRPDE